In one Chitinophaga sancti genomic region, the following are encoded:
- a CDS encoding TIGR02452 family protein, which translates to MKKTTRAEKAQETLQIIEQGYYRVKEEVVNIKVSIATTLEDCKLYTPDDFSTFMPEVAQKAASANEATTFEVINTPVLEAAATMIRQQKKIGCLNFASAKNPGGGFLGGAVAQEESLAMSSALYATLSKHFAMYEYNRARPTLLYSDHMIWSPDVAVFRNDNGELLADPYPVSFITSPAVNIGAIMNNRPHEKAQAEDVMLRRMDRVLGVFAHHNIEHLLLGAWGCGVFRNDPTDIARYFGSYLLGEGKYSKCFKSVVFAVLDKSAAMPNMKAFQEIFT; encoded by the coding sequence ATGAAAAAAACAACGCGGGCCGAGAAGGCCCAGGAGACCCTGCAGATTATTGAACAGGGCTATTATCGTGTGAAAGAAGAGGTTGTCAACATTAAAGTATCCATTGCCACTACACTCGAAGATTGCAAATTGTACACCCCTGACGATTTCAGTACCTTCATGCCTGAAGTAGCCCAAAAGGCTGCTTCAGCCAATGAAGCAACTACTTTCGAAGTCATTAACACGCCGGTATTGGAAGCTGCTGCTACCATGATCCGCCAGCAAAAAAAGATCGGCTGCCTCAACTTCGCCTCCGCCAAGAACCCCGGGGGAGGCTTCCTGGGAGGCGCCGTAGCGCAGGAAGAAAGCCTGGCCATGTCTTCAGCATTGTACGCAACGCTCTCAAAACACTTTGCGATGTATGAGTATAACAGGGCCAGACCTACGCTGTTGTATTCAGATCACATGATCTGGAGCCCGGATGTAGCAGTATTCCGCAATGATAATGGCGAACTGCTGGCCGACCCTTATCCCGTCTCGTTCATCACCAGTCCTGCTGTAAACATTGGCGCGATCATGAATAATCGTCCGCACGAAAAAGCACAGGCGGAAGATGTGATGCTGCGCAGAATGGACAGGGTACTGGGTGTATTTGCGCATCATAATATCGAACACCTCTTATTAGGTGCCTGGGGATGTGGGGTATTCAGGAATGACCCAACGGATATCGCACGCTACTTCGGATCTTACTTATTAGGAGAAGGAAAGTACAGTAAATGCTTTAAATCAGTCGTTTTTGCAGTCCTTGATAAAAGCGCTGCCATGCCTAATATGAAGGCATTCCAGGAAATTTTTACCTGA
- a CDS encoding TetR/AcrR family transcriptional regulator codes for MSKIVLPLHGMPEDIIQQQILQAAQQLFQKHGYQKVTMDDVAKAIGKGRSSLYYYYRNKDEVFDAVMSAEIDEIIAEITRMVDREETVEGKLRAYGITKTKIGRKRKVFFDMFETAMNPDELSQYTQRKKVIQKKIRKDELALLNRVLADFSPEDKDSIIFVFTSSLRGFKREFELENSYTRMEPAIDALVRMTMLAIKS; via the coding sequence ATGTCGAAAATAGTTTTACCTTTGCATGGTATGCCGGAAGATATAATACAACAGCAAATTCTGCAGGCGGCGCAGCAGCTATTTCAGAAACATGGTTATCAGAAGGTAACGATGGATGATGTGGCGAAGGCGATTGGCAAGGGAAGAAGTTCCTTGTATTATTATTACAGGAACAAGGATGAGGTCTTTGATGCCGTGATGAGTGCGGAGATAGATGAGATCATAGCGGAGATCACCCGCATGGTAGACAGGGAGGAGACGGTGGAAGGAAAGTTGCGTGCCTATGGCATTACCAAAACAAAGATTGGCCGCAAGCGGAAGGTGTTTTTCGACATGTTTGAAACGGCGATGAACCCGGATGAATTGTCGCAATATACGCAACGGAAAAAAGTGATCCAGAAAAAGATCCGGAAGGATGAACTGGCATTACTGAACCGTGTTTTGGCCGATTTCTCCCCGGAGGATAAGGACTCAATTATATTTGTATTTACAAGCAGCCTGCGTGGTTTTAAACGCGAGTTTGAGCTTGAAAATAGTTATACACGTATGGAACCTGCTATTGATGCACTGGTTCGTATGACAATGCTGGCTATAAAAAGCTAG
- a CDS encoding AsmA family protein, producing MLSASFKKSSWKALKVISLSFGGVLVLLFILPFLFPKAVSNKIKTWANNSITSEMNFSKARLSFFNHFPSLTLTLYDFSLKGSAPFEQDTLVVASEVSLGVDLSTIFSKTIQINEIYLTKGNVHVQVDTDGRPNYNIYESTAPAKASKEDTSGASLNIDRIQLEHCRIIYNDRSLALNIKANDVNYKGKGNLKSNKFDLYSRIGINSFDLSYGGIPYIQSKKLKGDLITRINTKSLDLVFEKNDLKINQLPVQFKGEFSFLRNGYEMDFLLSSGASTLEALFSALPSKYLSWMEHTDIEGDAELSASLKGKYVANANKMPDFTFKIKVRDGEISSSGASSKIEKLRLDFITRLPQLNPDRLTINLDSLSFQLDKGHLDADIDITSLTKPLVKARMDADIDMEKWTKAIGYDKFKLKGHLQAKLKADGRYIPNVSVPAFDFTSTFSNGSLHFEDVSEPIKNIGFVVAAYSRDNSYANVHLDVSRINAEALTNYIKGNIQINNALAPNIDANLVGLLHMEEIKQFYPVDGIDLHGDVRVNVVSKGPWVPAQKLFPVTTASLKMSNGAVKTKYYPHPIEKINVDAVLVDTTGNFNALRFDIKPVAFEFEGQPFHLKAAVDNFNDPHYDISANGSIDLGKIYKVLGKEGYDVNGMIKADLSLHGTQSDAMSGQYAKLDNKGSLTVKDITVKANIFPLPFHINNGVFRFADDKMWFDQFDVHYGKSDLHIDGYLNNLIGYMTQQDQHLQGALDLKSRYLQVDELAAYTGNSDPADAAAGAPGVVIIPANVRLTVNAAADRVNYNGIDLHRFHGTLGVENGTLNMSNTGFNIIDAPVVMDAQYTSLSARRAQFDFRISAKEFDIKRAYKEIKLFHDMATSASSASGIVGLEYHINGRLYENMKVSYPSLTGEGVLTLKKIKLKGFKLLNTVSNKTGKEDLKDPGLSEVNIRSSIANNIITIERTKLRIAGMRPRFEGQVSLDGRLNLKGRVGLPPLGIWGIPFYVTGTQHNPVVKLGRNKDMDLQEGKEE from the coding sequence ATGCTAAGTGCTAGTTTCAAGAAGTCTTCCTGGAAAGCATTGAAAGTTATTTCTTTGTCTTTCGGAGGAGTATTAGTATTGCTATTTATCCTGCCTTTTCTTTTTCCAAAGGCTGTTTCAAACAAGATTAAGACCTGGGCCAATAATAGCATCACCAGCGAAATGAATTTTTCGAAGGCCAGGCTATCCTTCTTTAACCATTTTCCATCTTTGACACTCACCCTCTATGATTTTAGTCTGAAAGGGTCTGCACCTTTTGAACAGGATACACTGGTAGTGGCATCCGAAGTTTCGCTGGGGGTAGACTTATCTACTATCTTTTCTAAAACCATTCAGATCAATGAGATCTACCTGACTAAAGGGAATGTACATGTGCAGGTGGATACGGATGGCCGGCCCAATTACAATATCTATGAATCTACTGCGCCTGCCAAAGCGTCGAAGGAAGATACCAGCGGTGCATCCCTGAACATAGACAGGATCCAGCTGGAACATTGCCGTATCATTTACAATGACCGTTCCCTGGCCCTGAATATCAAGGCCAATGACGTAAATTATAAAGGAAAGGGTAACCTGAAATCTAACAAATTTGATCTCTACTCCAGGATTGGTATCAATTCATTTGACCTCTCTTATGGAGGCATTCCTTATATCCAATCCAAGAAACTAAAAGGTGACCTGATTACCCGGATCAATACGAAGTCACTCGACCTTGTGTTCGAAAAGAATGACCTGAAGATTAACCAGTTGCCCGTACAATTCAAAGGTGAATTCAGTTTTTTGCGGAATGGATATGAGATGGACTTCCTGCTGAGCTCCGGGGCATCTACCCTGGAAGCCCTGTTTAGTGCGCTGCCTTCCAAGTACCTGAGCTGGATGGAGCATACAGACATTGAAGGAGATGCGGAATTATCTGCTTCACTGAAAGGTAAATACGTGGCGAACGCGAACAAGATGCCCGATTTTACTTTTAAAATTAAGGTAAGAGATGGGGAGATTTCAAGTTCAGGTGCATCCAGCAAGATTGAAAAATTAAGACTGGACTTCATCACCCGTTTACCGCAGCTAAACCCGGATCGTTTGACCATTAACCTGGATTCACTGTCGTTCCAGCTGGACAAAGGGCACCTGGATGCGGATATTGATATTACAAGTCTGACGAAACCCCTGGTAAAAGCCAGGATGGATGCGGACATCGATATGGAGAAATGGACGAAAGCAATTGGCTACGATAAATTTAAACTGAAAGGACACCTGCAGGCGAAACTAAAAGCGGATGGCAGGTATATACCGAATGTAAGTGTGCCGGCCTTTGATTTTACATCTACTTTCAGCAATGGATCACTGCACTTCGAAGATGTATCAGAGCCGATTAAGAACATTGGTTTTGTGGTAGCAGCCTATAGCAGGGATAACAGTTATGCCAATGTACACCTCGATGTGAGCAGGATCAATGCAGAAGCACTCACGAACTATATCAAAGGCAATATACAGATCAACAATGCACTCGCACCGAATATTGATGCGAACCTGGTGGGTTTACTGCACATGGAGGAGATCAAGCAGTTCTACCCGGTTGATGGCATAGACCTGCATGGCGATGTGAGGGTAAATGTAGTCAGCAAAGGCCCATGGGTACCCGCACAGAAATTGTTCCCTGTCACCACGGCTTCCCTGAAAATGAGCAATGGTGCGGTGAAAACAAAGTACTATCCGCACCCGATAGAAAAGATCAATGTGGATGCTGTGCTGGTAGATACAACGGGCAATTTCAATGCACTGAGATTTGATATTAAACCGGTGGCTTTTGAATTTGAAGGGCAGCCTTTTCACCTGAAAGCAGCTGTAGATAATTTCAACGATCCGCATTACGATATCAGTGCAAATGGTTCCATTGATCTGGGTAAGATCTATAAAGTACTGGGCAAGGAAGGCTATGATGTAAATGGCATGATCAAAGCTGATCTGTCACTGCATGGTACACAGAGCGATGCAATGTCCGGCCAGTATGCGAAACTGGATAACAAGGGGTCACTGACAGTAAAGGATATAACCGTGAAGGCGAACATCTTCCCCCTGCCTTTCCATATCAATAACGGGGTCTTCCGCTTTGCGGATGATAAGATGTGGTTCGATCAGTTCGATGTACACTATGGAAAATCAGACCTGCACATTGATGGGTATCTCAATAACCTGATCGGCTATATGACGCAGCAGGATCAGCATTTACAAGGTGCCCTGGACCTGAAAAGTCGTTATTTACAGGTGGATGAACTGGCGGCTTATACGGGCAACAGTGATCCTGCCGATGCAGCAGCGGGAGCACCCGGTGTGGTGATCATCCCGGCTAATGTGCGGCTTACCGTCAATGCTGCCGCAGACAGGGTCAATTATAACGGGATAGACCTGCATCGTTTCCATGGCACTCTTGGGGTGGAGAATGGTACGCTGAATATGAGCAATACCGGCTTTAATATCATAGATGCACCGGTGGTCATGGATGCGCAGTATACAAGTCTGAGTGCAAGGCGTGCGCAGTTCGATTTCAGGATCAGTGCAAAGGAGTTTGACATCAAACGTGCTTATAAGGAAATCAAACTTTTTCATGATATGGCTACCTCTGCATCAAGTGCCAGTGGTATTGTTGGCCTGGAGTATCATATCAATGGCCGCCTGTATGAGAATATGAAAGTGTCTTATCCATCGCTGACAGGAGAGGGGGTATTGACGCTGAAGAAAATTAAACTGAAAGGATTTAAGTTATTAAATACGGTGAGCAATAAGACGGGCAAAGAGGATCTGAAAGATCCGGGTCTGTCAGAAGTAAATATCCGTAGTTCTATAGCCAACAATATTATTACCATTGAAAGGACGAAGCTGCGGATAGCGGGAATGCGTCCGCGTTTTGAAGGACAAGTAAGCCTGGATGGCCGCCTGAACCTGAAAGGGCGGGTAGGTTTGCCGCCTTTGGGGATCTGGGGCATCCCGTTTTATGTAACGGGTACCCAGCATAATCCTGTGGTGAAGCTGGGGAGGAATAAGGATATGGATTTGCAGGAGGGGAAGGAGGAATAA